Genomic window (Egicoccus halophilus):
CGGCGATGGTCGCCCCCAGCACGGCCGGGGAGTTGACCGACGGGTCCTGGCTCCGCGCCGCCGCGAGCTGCTCACGCGCCGGGGCGAGGTGCGCGTCGAGATCGACCCCGAGCAGCGCCGCGGGGAGCAACCCGAACGGCGTCAGGGCACTGAAGCGGCCTCCGACGTCGGGCTGGCCGTGGACGACCGCGCGGTATCCACGCTCGGAGGCCTCGCGTTCCAGCGCACTTCCCGGGTCGGTGATGGGCAGGATGTGCCGCCCCGCACCGGCCGCCGTGTGCACGTCCACCAACCGCTCGCGGAACCGCGCCAGGTGACAGGCCATCTCCACGGTCCCGCCGGACTTCGACGCCGGGACCAGCAGCGTCGCCTGCCAGGGCAGCTCCTCCTCGGCGGCGATGACGGCGGCCGGGTCGACCGAGTCGAGCACCCGCAGACGCGGATGGCCGGCCGCGGCGCCGTACGTGGTGGCCAGGACCTCCGGGTACAGCGACGAACCACCCATCCCCACCAGCAGCACGTCGGTGATCCCGTCGGCGACCACGTCGGCGACCAGCCGTTCGAGCTCGCCTCGCACCTCGTCCGCCCGCTCGGGCGCGTCGAGCCACCCGAGCCGGTCCTCGATCTCGGTGGGGTCGTCCCGCCAGACGGTGTGGTCCCGGTCCCACATCCGCGGGACCACCTCCAGCGCCTGGCGGGTGGCGTCGGCGACGGCGTCGGTGAGCGGGCCGAGGGTCATGGGTGCACTTTCGTCGCGACCGGGCGGATGGACGCGGCCAGCCTAGGCGGCTCGACACCCACACCCTCCCGGCCGATAGCCTCCGGCGACGCACCCCCATGTCCGCACGCGACCGAGGTCCGAACGTGTCCGACCAGCCCACGCCCGAGCAGCCCCGCCAGCAGCCGCAGGTCCAGGTCGTCGTCCCCGACGACGAGAAGCACGGCGCGTACGCCAACTTCCTGGTCGTGTCCCACTCGCCGCACGAGTTCACGCTCGACTTCTGCCAGTTGCTGCCGGCCGGCGAGGCGGGGCGCGTCAACGCCGAGGTCGTCAGCCGCGTGCGCATCGCCCCCACCATGGTCGGCCGGGTGCTCAACGCGCTCAACACGAACCTGACGAACTACGAGGAGCGGTTCGGACAGGTCAAGGCGCTCGGCTGAGATGACCACCTCCCCCTCCACCGGCCTGCCCGCGGGCATCCGCCCCGGCGGCCGGTTCGCCGAGTGGCGCCGACCCACGCCGGCCTACGTCGTCTGCGACGTCGACGGCACGCTCGTCGGCCCCCGTGTCGACGCGACCGACGAGGTCGTCGAGGCGGTGCAACGGGCCCAGGGGGCCGGGTTGCGCGTCGGCGTCGCCACCGGGCGCATGCCGCTGGGCGTCGAGGCCCTGGTCCGCCAACTCGGCGCCACCGGCCCCCACGTGATGCACAACGGCGCCGAGGTCCGCCACGAGGGTCGCACCATCGCCGCGTGGTCGCTCGGGCTCGACCAGGTCGCGCAGCTGCTGACGTTCACCGGGTCCCGCGACGACGCCTACCTCGAGGTCTACACCGACGAGGGGTTCTGGGTCTCGTCGTGGGACGAGCGGGCCCGGACCCACTGGGACATCCTCGGTCACGAGCCGCTCGGGGTGGTCGACGACGCGCAGGCACTGGCCGGCCAGGCGATCCCGAAGATCACCATGACGGTGTTCGACACGGCCGCCGTCCCCGCGGTCATCGCCGGCATCGAGCGCCTCGGCCTGCTCGTGGGACAGGCCGACTCCCCGCGGGCCCCCGAGCTGCACTTCGTCAACGCCACCTCCCCCGACAGCGACAAGGGTCGCGCCCTGGCCCGGGCGAGCGAGCACCTCGACCTCGAGCTGAGCTCGACGGTCGCCATCGGTGACGCCGCCAACGACCGCTCGATGCTGGCCGTCGCCGGCACCGCCATCGCGATGGGCCAGGCACCGGCCGAGATCCAGGCCCTGGCGCACCTGGTCGTCCCCGAGGTCGACGCGCACGGCGTCGCCGTCGCGCTCGACGCGGTGCGGACCTGGCGCACGCCGGCGTGACGTCACCACCCGGGGTCCGTCGGCTGCCGTTGGTCGAGCGGCTGGACCCCGGGCGGGACGACTACGCCGCGATCCTCGCGGCCCACGACGCGGCCGTGCACGTGGGCGACCCGGGCTACCTCGACCCGTCGACCGGCTTCTTCGTGTTCACGGCCGCCGAACTGTGGGACCGTGGCGACTGCTGCGGGTCGGGGTGCCGCCACTGTCCCTACGACGACGGTCCCCGCGGCGCGGCCCACGAGCACGCGCCGCCGTTGCCGGACTGATCGGGCCGGCCCGTCCGGGACGGGCCCCGAAACACCTCAGCGCTTGCCGGGCACGGAGTAGTTCGGTGCCTCGTGGACGACGTCGAGGTCGTGCACGTGCGACTCGCGGGCCCCGGCGGCGGACTGGCGTACGAAGCGGGCCTTGTCGACCAGCGACGGGAGATCGGCCGCGCCGACCAACCCCATGCCGGCCCGCACCCCGCCCTCGAGCTGTCCGGTCACCTCGGCCAGCGCCCCGCGGTAGGGCAACAGACCGGAGACACCCTCGGGCACCAGCTTCGACGGCTGCGCGACCGCTTCCCTGGCGCTGCCGGCCAACTTCTCGGCCTGGAAGTAGCGGTCGGCGGACCCGGCGCGCATCGCGTCGATGGAGCCCATCCCGCGGTACTCCTTGTAGCGCCGGCCGCCGACCAGGACCTGCTCGCCGGGCGACTCGTCCGTGCCGGCCAGCAGGTTGCCGACCATCACCGCGCTCGCGCCCGCGGCCAGCGCCTTGACCACGTCACCGGAGAAACGCACACCGCCGTCCGCGACCGAGGCGATGCCGCACTCGAGCGCCACCTCGGCGCAGTCCATCACGGCGGTGAACTGCGGCATGCCCACCCCGGTGACGACCCGCGTGGTGCAGATCGATCCGGGACCGACCCCCACCTTCACCACGTCGGCGCCGTGGTCCGCACAGGCCCGCACGGCGTCCGCGGTCGCCACGTTGCCGACCATCAGCGGAACGTCGGGGAGGCGGTCCTTGAGCTTCGCCGCGAACTCGAGGATGCCGGCCGAGTGCCCGTGCGACGAGTCGATCGCCAGCAGGTCCACCCCGGCCGCGGCGAGCGCCTCGGCCCGGGCCTCGCCCTCCGGGCCCACGCCGACCGCAGCCGCGCACAGCAGCCGGCCACGGCCG
Coding sequences:
- a CDS encoding DUF3467 domain-containing protein; protein product: MSDQPTPEQPRQQPQVQVVVPDDEKHGAYANFLVVSHSPHEFTLDFCQLLPAGEAGRVNAEVVSRVRIAPTMVGRVLNALNTNLTNYEERFGQVKALG
- a CDS encoding HAD-IIB family hydrolase, with the protein product MTTSPSTGLPAGIRPGGRFAEWRRPTPAYVVCDVDGTLVGPRVDATDEVVEAVQRAQGAGLRVGVATGRMPLGVEALVRQLGATGPHVMHNGAEVRHEGRTIAAWSLGLDQVAQLLTFTGSRDDAYLEVYTDEGFWVSSWDERARTHWDILGHEPLGVVDDAQALAGQAIPKITMTVFDTAAVPAVIAGIERLGLLVGQADSPRAPELHFVNATSPDSDKGRALARASEHLDLELSSTVAIGDAANDRSMLAVAGTAIAMGQAPAEIQALAHLVVPEVDAHGVAVALDAVRTWRTPA
- a CDS encoding DUF5522 domain-containing protein is translated as MTSPPGVRRLPLVERLDPGRDDYAAILAAHDAAVHVGDPGYLDPSTGFFVFTAAELWDRGDCCGSGCRHCPYDDGPRGAAHEHAPPLPD
- the guaB gene encoding IMP dehydrogenase, coding for MPVSEIPEALSYDDVLLVPQASAVLPRDVDISTRLHATIQLRLPLLSAAMDKVTEAEMAIALARQGGLGVIHKNTSVEAQAAMVEDVKRSESGFILDPVTLRPDDTVDTAFELMARYRVSGFPVVDEAGRLVGIVTNRDLRLVTESGHPVKEYMTADRLITAVPGTTLDQARDLMQEHRVEKLPIVEPEQDGRSGRLTGMFTFKDIEKVRTYPSAAKDGRGRLLCAAAVGVGPEGEARAEALAAAGVDLLAIDSSHGHSAGILEFAAKLKDRLPDVPLMVGNVATADAVRACADHGADVVKVGVGPGSICTTRVVTGVGMPQFTAVMDCAEVALECGIASVADGGVRFSGDVVKALAAGASAVMVGNLLAGTDESPGEQVLVGGRRYKEYRGMGSIDAMRAGSADRYFQAEKLAGSAREAVAQPSKLVPEGVSGLLPYRGALAEVTGQLEGGVRAGMGLVGAADLPSLVDKARFVRQSAAGARESHVHDLDVVHEAPNYSVPGKR